A genomic segment from Arcobacter acticola encodes:
- a CDS encoding response regulator yields MSIDKNLLKRLTLLYVEDDDIIRNELSQLLANFFSQVLVAKDGKEGLRTFLENQDTIDIVLTDINMPLYNGIEMVKKIRNIDSKISVIFATAYSDNEFLLDAIKLRVQEYIIKPIDIRKLLSFLNDIASNLYQEFLLKQQQYELTKYKEILDSNNIVIKTDARLNITYVNQLFCDISGYSDSELIGKEFKSLKFPDVSNDIYTDLYAKVLNNKPWHGNLKNIKKDKTHYTCDAHVFPTLGENGEMNGAISIQKDITKELNKKREIQLALMRDKSDIFIRSKEGSLEQNQLINDLRFKLQNLQVELEQSVRNVDKYMYSNEKYRLENKNLKTEIGLYKKNNNSSTALKLNRENSDLRIENKKLKEKLLQIELDDEKKLSQLRVYSDETRSELEDKISELTEQLESLQTDDVLKQKFEYWKDKAKAETARIENLEKQIIAYADGVTLNKIFG; encoded by the coding sequence ATGAGTATAGATAAAAATTTGTTAAAAAGATTAACCCTTTTATATGTTGAAGATGATGACATAATCAGAAATGAATTATCTCAACTATTAGCAAATTTTTTCTCCCAAGTTTTAGTTGCAAAAGATGGGAAAGAAGGTCTTCGAACCTTTTTAGAAAATCAAGATACAATAGATATAGTTTTGACAGATATAAATATGCCTTTATATAATGGTATAGAGATGGTTAAAAAAATAAGAAATATCGATAGTAAGATATCTGTTATATTTGCAACTGCTTATTCAGATAATGAATTTCTTCTAGATGCTATTAAACTTAGAGTTCAAGAATATATTATTAAACCAATTGATATTAGAAAATTATTATCTTTTTTAAATGATATTGCAAGTAATTTATATCAAGAATTTTTATTAAAACAACAACAATACGAATTAACTAAATATAAAGAGATTTTAGATTCAAATAATATTGTAATAAAAACTGACGCACGATTAAACATAACTTATGTAAATCAACTTTTTTGTGATATTTCAGGATATAGTGATAGTGAATTAATAGGTAAAGAATTCAAATCCTTAAAGTTTCCAGATGTTTCAAATGATATATATACAGATTTATATGCAAAAGTATTAAATAATAAACCTTGGCATGGAAATTTAAAAAATATTAAAAAAGATAAAACGCATTATACCTGTGATGCTCATGTTTTTCCTACATTAGGTGAAAATGGTGAAATGAATGGCGCTATTTCAATTCAAAAAGATATTACAAAAGAGTTAAATAAAAAAAGAGAAATTCAATTAGCTTTAATGCGAGATAAAAGTGATATATTTATTAGAAGTAAAGAGGGAAGCTTAGAACAAAATCAATTAATAAATGATTTGAGATTTAAATTACAAAATCTTCAAGTTGAATTAGAACAATCTGTAAGAAATGTAGATAAATATATGTATAGTAATGAGAAATACAGATTAGAAAACAAAAATCTAAAAACAGAAATAGGTTTATATAAAAAGAATAATAATTCTAGCACAGCACTTAAACTAAATAGAGAAAATAGTGATTTAAGAATAGAAAATAAAAAACTAAAAGAAAAATTATTACAAATAGAACTTGATGATGAAAAGAAATTATCTCAATTAAGAGTATATTCTGATGAAACAAGAAGTGAATTAGAAGATAAAATTAGTGAATTAACAGAGCAATTAGAATCATTACAAACAGATGATGTATTAAAACAAAAATTTGAATATTGGAAAGACAAAGCAAAAGCTGAAACGGCAAGAATTGAAAACCTTGAAAAACAAATAATTGCTTATGCTGATGGAGTTACTTTAAATAAAATTTTTGGATAA